In bacterium, the following are encoded in one genomic region:
- a CDS encoding TonB family protein: MSYDIQQQLRSIKQTREQMLQLHQFLRDKLYRYAKEQGLVERREEMNTPHLVDSLMELSYPPAIRTELSVVLAQLKQLHSGLSHLDNEAQKLEKQWLEFKKAAREPEPKIARPLQVMGRAYGAVELKRAARRFTAWGLGLAALIHFIILGAYWTADSLMPEPEKPKTVRVKYIELNTPPSINQEPPGGSGPGGSKVYGGLAARNPGVLGIIVPVDDATYKANTRLLLDDRSLQDLDRLMSQTQTSRGNGDGYGDGSGLGNGRGAGQGNGLDLDHIEVTGGIDDLISDVKKVETVKLEKKGQVNIQAPSQMRGSQAAMVRRSSESVMAVIQSQQGRIMYTYTKYLRTNADLRGKVSIDITIEPDGTVSNAGLVESTMNQPDFDREILNILRRLRFEPIPEGSVTVNLPFVFSRTE; this comes from the coding sequence ATGTCCTACGATATACAGCAACAACTTCGCAGCATCAAACAAACACGCGAGCAGATGCTTCAACTGCACCAGTTTCTACGCGACAAACTTTACCGGTATGCCAAAGAACAGGGGCTGGTCGAACGTCGTGAAGAGATGAACACGCCGCACCTGGTCGATTCTTTGATGGAACTTTCTTATCCGCCTGCGATCAGAACCGAACTATCCGTCGTATTGGCCCAACTCAAGCAACTGCACAGCGGGCTCTCTCATCTGGACAACGAGGCCCAAAAACTGGAGAAGCAGTGGCTGGAGTTCAAAAAAGCAGCCCGTGAACCTGAGCCCAAGATCGCCCGACCGCTGCAGGTCATGGGCAGGGCCTACGGCGCGGTGGAGCTAAAACGCGCCGCCCGCCGGTTCACCGCCTGGGGTTTGGGCCTGGCTGCATTGATTCATTTTATCATCCTCGGCGCTTATTGGACCGCCGACTCGCTGATGCCGGAACCGGAGAAGCCGAAAACCGTACGAGTAAAATATATCGAATTGAACACGCCGCCCTCGATCAATCAAGAGCCGCCGGGCGGAAGCGGCCCCGGCGGTTCCAAGGTGTACGGCGGTCTGGCTGCACGCAATCCGGGTGTGCTCGGCATTATTGTTCCGGTTGATGACGCCACCTATAAAGCCAACACACGTTTATTGCTGGATGACCGTTCTCTGCAGGACCTTGATCGGCTAATGTCCCAGACACAGACCAGCCGCGGCAACGGCGACGGATATGGAGACGGCAGCGGCCTCGGCAACGGTCGGGGCGCGGGCCAGGGCAACGGACTGGATCTCGATCATATCGAGGTGACCGGCGGCATCGACGATCTCATCAGCGACGTTAAAAAGGTGGAAACAGTCAAGCTGGAGAAAAAAGGACAGGTCAACATTCAGGCGCCCAGCCAGATGCGCGGGTCGCAGGCCGCCATGGTCCGGCGCTCTTCGGAATCCGTGATGGCGGTCATCCAGTCGCAGCAGGGCCGCATCATGTATACCTACACCAAATACCTGCGTACCAATGCAGACCTACGCGGCAAGGTGAGCATCGACATCACCATCGAGCCGGATGGCACTGTGTCCAACGCCGGCTTGGTGGAATCGACCATGAACCAACCTGATTTCGACCGTGAGATTCTCAACATCCTGCGTCGTCTGCGCTTTGAACCCATCCCCGAAGGTTCGGTGACCGTCAATCTGCCTTTCGTGTTCAGCCGTACCGAATGA
- a CDS encoding pyruvoyl-dependent arginine decarboxylase, with translation MFFTNGVGYHKNKLQSFELALRDADIEICNLVTVSSIFAPGCKIISRKQGVKELKPGQITFVVMARECTNEPNRLVSAAIGMARPTNPTQYGYISEHHAFGQTEKKVTDFAEDLAATMLASTLGIELDPNVAWNERKKLYQIKEYNFTSRSIAQSAKGHKDGLWTTVLACAVMLMD, from the coding sequence ATGTTCTTCACCAACGGCGTCGGCTATCATAAGAACAAATTGCAGAGCTTCGAGCTGGCGTTAAGAGATGCGGATATTGAAATCTGCAATCTGGTCACTGTGTCGAGCATCTTCGCTCCCGGGTGTAAAATCATTTCGCGCAAACAGGGCGTCAAGGAGCTTAAACCAGGCCAGATCACTTTTGTCGTAATGGCTCGGGAATGCACCAACGAACCCAACCGTCTGGTGTCCGCAGCCATCGGAATGGCCCGCCCCACCAACCCCACGCAGTACGGCTACATCAGCGAACACCACGCCTTTGGACAGACAGAGAAAAAAGTCACCGACTTTGCCGAAGACCTCGCCGCCACCATGCTTGCCTCCACGTTGGGCATCGAACTGGATCCCAATGTCGCCTGGAACGAGCGAAAAAAGCTTTACCAGATCAAAGAATACAACTTTACCAGCCGCAGCATCGCCCAGTCGGCGAAAGGCCACAAAGACGGCTTGTGGACCACGGTGCTGGCCTGCGCAGTCATGTTGATGGATTAA
- the speB gene encoding agmatinase: MKLNRKQFLGPDPAFCRFQDAAVAVLPFPYEGGVSYGHGAGRAPQAVLDASCYVEFYDEVLKAEPFRMGIVTLAAPAMPKTPAAVHRQMVRSTQALLEKNKFVVVLGGDHSISSGYFKALQERYPTLGCVQLDAHSDLRDSYEGSRFSHASVMARIREMTPHTLQLGIRAMCSEEADRIRLENMAVCTMHSLRKKMCNWKIALQNLPEHIFVTVDVDAFDLSVISSTGTPEPGGFTWDEGLDILHTVFRSKTVVGFDVVELAFNRFDRNSPFNVAKLVYKMLGFKLQKEVSQSGIPWPTKPNGPLFSSRT; this comes from the coding sequence ATGAAACTCAACCGCAAACAGTTTCTTGGCCCTGATCCGGCATTCTGCCGGTTTCAGGACGCCGCAGTGGCAGTGCTGCCGTTTCCCTATGAAGGCGGCGTTTCCTACGGCCACGGCGCCGGTCGTGCGCCCCAGGCTGTCCTGGACGCCTCCTGCTATGTGGAGTTTTACGATGAAGTGCTCAAGGCTGAACCCTTTCGCATGGGCATCGTAACGCTGGCGGCGCCGGCCATGCCCAAAACCCCTGCAGCCGTGCATCGACAAATGGTCCGGTCCACCCAAGCCCTGCTGGAAAAAAACAAATTCGTTGTAGTGCTCGGCGGCGACCACTCCATCAGCAGCGGCTATTTCAAGGCCCTGCAGGAGAGATATCCGACACTGGGGTGCGTGCAACTGGACGCGCACTCTGACTTGCGCGACAGCTACGAGGGCAGCCGCTTCAGCCACGCATCGGTGATGGCGCGGATCCGTGAGATGACCCCGCACACTCTGCAGTTGGGCATCCGCGCCATGTGCAGCGAAGAGGCGGACCGTATTCGCCTGGAGAATATGGCGGTGTGCACCATGCACAGCCTGCGGAAAAAAATGTGCAACTGGAAAATCGCATTGCAGAACCTGCCGGAACACATCTTTGTCACCGTGGACGTCGACGCCTTTGACCTCAGCGTCATCAGCAGTACCGGCACCCCAGAACCCGGCGGATTCACCTGGGACGAGGGGCTGGACATCCTCCACACGGTGTTCCGCAGCAAAACCGTGGTCGGATTTGACGTGGTGGAACTGGCGTTCAACCGGTTCGACCGCAACTCCCCCTTCAATGTGGCCAAGTTGGTCTACAAGATGCTCGGTTTTAAACTGCAGAAAGAGGTGTCCCAAAGCGGCATCCCCTGGCCAACCAAGCCAAACGGACCGCTGTTCTCCAGCCGGACCTGA
- a CDS encoding aldo/keto reductase, with product MIYRNYGKGTEQVSVIGFGGMRFADQRNVEACAGLVRSAYEAGITYFDTAPNYGKSEELFGVAFKEMKKNRIERPFYVATKSLRAEPSAIRKDLEQSLRRMNLEYIDFYHVWCVMSLQDYYGRKAKGALQEFERLHQEGLIRHICISSHMKGEEVETVLQDFPFEGVLLGYSAMNFSYREKAVEAAAAIGAGVVVMNPLGGGLIPQHPDRFAFLRTRENEPVVQAGLRFLINDPRISVALVGFSHPQHLQEALQAVQDYQPISPEEIAVMQSKIKQGFTELCTGCGYCDHCPEDIPVPRLMDAYNHYLLKGEKQALLDRLNWHWSIGKKDPILQACTQCRLCEEACTQHLPTTDRILEIAELART from the coding sequence ATGATCTATCGAAACTATGGCAAAGGGACAGAGCAGGTGTCGGTCATCGGATTCGGCGGCATGCGCTTCGCCGATCAGAGGAACGTGGAGGCCTGCGCCGGCCTGGTACGCTCCGCCTATGAGGCGGGCATCACCTATTTCGATACCGCGCCCAACTATGGCAAGTCAGAGGAACTGTTCGGTGTCGCTTTCAAAGAGATGAAAAAAAACCGCATAGAACGACCGTTTTATGTGGCGACGAAAAGCCTGCGGGCCGAACCGTCGGCCATTCGCAAAGACCTGGAACAGTCCCTTCGCCGGATGAACCTGGAGTACATCGATTTCTATCACGTCTGGTGCGTCATGTCCCTGCAGGACTATTACGGCCGCAAGGCCAAGGGCGCTCTACAGGAGTTTGAACGCTTGCACCAGGAGGGGTTGATCCGTCATATCTGCATCTCATCGCACATGAAGGGCGAGGAGGTGGAGACCGTGCTGCAGGATTTTCCCTTTGAGGGTGTGCTGCTGGGCTATTCGGCAATGAATTTTTCCTACCGGGAAAAAGCGGTGGAAGCGGCCGCGGCGATCGGCGCCGGCGTGGTGGTGATGAACCCCCTGGGCGGCGGCCTGATCCCACAACATCCCGACCGCTTTGCCTTTCTTCGCACCCGGGAAAATGAGCCCGTTGTGCAGGCCGGATTGCGTTTTCTTATCAACGATCCGCGGATCAGCGTGGCGTTGGTAGGGTTCAGCCATCCGCAACATCTGCAGGAGGCTCTGCAGGCGGTGCAGGACTATCAGCCGATTTCCCCCGAAGAGATCGCTGTCATGCAATCCAAGATCAAACAGGGATTCACTGAGCTGTGCACCGGCTGCGGCTACTGCGATCACTGTCCGGAGGATATTCCGGTGCCGCGCTTGATGGACGCGTACAACCACTATTTGCTCAAGGGCGAGAAGCAGGCGCTGCTGGACCGGCTGAATTGGCACTGGTCCATCGGCAAAAAGGATCCGATTCTGCAGGCTTGTACGCAATGCCGGTTATGCGAGGAGGCCTGTACCCAGCATCTGCCGACCACCGACCGAATCCTGGAGATCGCTGAATTGGCGCGCACCTAA
- a CDS encoding ECF transporter S component, with protein MVKTLTLTRLMFLLSITLVIQLLGLPQPVTGPMVNFMLIITTLMVSATGGAVLGCLTPLLAVLRGQLPAPLAPMIPFILLANLSYVALFAWIKDREATAAARYYLRNSLAVTAAAVLKFAVLFAAARILLPLLLGRSLPPALVSIMAFPQLFTALIGGGFAVFFYRIWRSKAAAHL; from the coding sequence ATGGTCAAAACTCTGACTCTCACCAGGTTGATGTTTCTGCTCTCCATCACTCTGGTGATTCAACTCCTCGGCCTGCCGCAGCCGGTCACCGGCCCGATGGTTAATTTCATGCTGATCATCACTACGCTGATGGTCTCTGCAACCGGCGGCGCGGTGCTGGGGTGCCTGACCCCGCTGCTGGCCGTGCTGCGCGGACAGCTGCCGGCGCCCCTGGCGCCCATGATCCCCTTTATCCTTCTCGCCAACTTGTCCTACGTCGCGCTCTTTGCCTGGATCAAGGATCGTGAGGCAACCGCAGCCGCCCGCTATTACCTGCGCAACAGCCTGGCCGTGACCGCCGCCGCGGTGCTCAAATTCGCCGTGCTCTTTGCCGCCGCACGAATCTTGCTGCCGCTGCTCCTGGGCAGATCCCTGCCGCCGGCCCTGGTCTCCATCATGGCCTTTCCGCAATTGTTCACCGCACTTATCGGTGGAGGGTTCGCTGTGTTCTTTTACCGGATCTGGCGAAGCAAAGCCGCCGCCCACCTCTGA
- a CDS encoding tetratricopeptide repeat protein, producing MKSFRFHSYLIALLLFTVAAAEPAPAQESAFVAAVLKEAGQDLNKLNRIIEDHERLVREYPQAEFVPTVMLQLAELHERRSSLLYQKAMSVYEKELEAFDNKERPDEPIMPRISLQPTMEYCYRLLKEHPDIPFKDKVYYRLGMAHLQEGNPVRSQTFFQQLITEFPNSLINLEAHFRIGEYYFDRRDHKQAIEQYKFLLGHWDNPYFDMALYKLGWCYYNLNDYSNAITTFVYLLEDIDLVEKTDSRVIGKSKADLKSESIQYIASCYSEFGGPQAARTFFADRTAKYYTLPVLTQLAELYKKRNYYSETIETHRVILDLYPFHVDAPALYQQMVENYELDGHNEEANQIREKIVAEFGPGGAWLAQYPEGDPYRAASTLAQETLLYLGTFYQSQAQKRNQSRDYMLAIRKYEEFLAKFPTAGEAARVQYLMAECFYQQGKFKEAAEAYHRVVTEYDSSSYREEAAYNRVLCSYQHMGSEPVQDSSVVYIDEFIGGGDVLIVSVRRPSEAEVLRACNDFSRLFPESQWFDAVMLKFGEVLHELKAFAPAIAVDKKIVANGDKRPFFLLAAMNAGQCYFEAEQYAEANVWFSALAKNFPDSVQYAERALKMAGAAKFKLAENLSRENKTQESAQLLQIVAAETNDGQIRSRALFEAGLQYQKAGRDTLAAQAFEELARREPLSELADQALYRAANLREQHNEWAIAAAHYAGLAANYPRSPLAPSSFKNAANCYELLQDWLNAKRMYDALVAQYPDTADEVIECTYKSGEMSFKAGRLQDARAAYERTIAAYRTFEARGEQVDAYFSAQAQFMLGELEFEEYKTINLTSAKEIALKRKKFQDVFKAYRDALEYQIADWSTAASYRIGMALEEFVRALKESPVPKNLTGEALAAYQTKLDETARPYQERALDTYVKTVDQAHLNQIDNVWVSHCRQRMQTLMQELGYQSDSVKATTSPSAEKLNE from the coding sequence GTGATGCTGCAACTGGCGGAGCTGCATGAACGCCGCTCCTCTCTGCTGTATCAGAAAGCGATGTCGGTCTACGAGAAAGAGCTGGAGGCCTTTGACAACAAAGAGCGGCCGGATGAACCGATTATGCCCCGAATCAGCCTGCAGCCGACCATGGAGTATTGCTACCGGTTGTTGAAAGAGCACCCCGACATCCCCTTTAAAGATAAAGTCTATTACCGCCTGGGCATGGCCCATCTGCAGGAGGGAAACCCCGTCCGCAGCCAGACGTTCTTTCAACAGCTGATCACGGAATTTCCAAACTCGTTGATCAATCTCGAGGCTCATTTCCGGATCGGAGAATATTATTTTGACCGCCGCGATCACAAGCAGGCCATCGAGCAATACAAATTCCTTCTCGGCCATTGGGACAATCCCTATTTCGATATGGCGTTGTATAAATTGGGGTGGTGCTATTACAACCTGAACGATTACAGCAACGCCATCACGACGTTCGTCTATCTGCTCGAAGACATTGATCTGGTGGAAAAGACCGACTCGCGTGTGATCGGCAAATCCAAAGCGGACCTGAAATCCGAATCCATCCAGTACATCGCCAGCTGCTATAGTGAATTCGGCGGCCCACAGGCGGCGCGCACGTTTTTCGCCGATCGCACGGCCAAGTACTATACGCTGCCGGTGCTGACGCAGTTGGCCGAGCTCTATAAAAAACGCAATTACTACAGCGAGACCATTGAGACTCATCGGGTGATCCTGGACCTCTACCCCTTTCACGTAGATGCGCCCGCCTTGTATCAGCAGATGGTGGAGAACTATGAATTGGACGGCCACAACGAAGAGGCTAATCAGATCCGGGAGAAAATCGTCGCCGAGTTCGGCCCTGGAGGCGCATGGCTCGCCCAGTATCCTGAAGGAGATCCCTATCGCGCCGCCTCGACCCTCGCTCAGGAGACACTGCTCTATCTGGGCACGTTCTATCAATCCCAGGCGCAGAAGCGCAACCAGAGCCGGGATTATATGCTGGCGATTCGCAAATACGAAGAGTTCCTGGCTAAATTCCCCACCGCCGGCGAAGCAGCGCGGGTGCAATACCTGATGGCCGAATGTTTTTATCAACAGGGCAAATTCAAGGAAGCGGCAGAGGCCTACCACCGGGTGGTCACCGAGTACGACTCGTCCTCGTATCGTGAAGAGGCAGCCTATAACCGGGTGTTGTGCAGCTATCAGCATATGGGCTCGGAACCTGTGCAGGACAGCTCGGTCGTATATATCGATGAATTCATCGGCGGCGGCGATGTGCTCATCGTTTCAGTGAGACGCCCCTCTGAGGCCGAGGTGCTGCGCGCGTGCAATGATTTCAGTCGGCTGTTCCCGGAGAGTCAATGGTTTGATGCGGTGATGCTGAAATTCGGCGAAGTGCTTCACGAACTGAAAGCCTTTGCCCCCGCCATCGCCGTGGATAAAAAAATTGTGGCCAATGGCGACAAGCGGCCGTTCTTCCTCCTGGCTGCCATGAACGCAGGCCAATGCTATTTTGAGGCCGAACAATATGCGGAAGCGAACGTGTGGTTCAGCGCGCTGGCGAAAAATTTTCCGGATTCCGTACAATACGCCGAGCGGGCGCTCAAGATGGCCGGCGCCGCCAAATTCAAGCTCGCTGAAAATCTGAGCCGGGAGAACAAGACGCAGGAATCCGCTCAACTGCTGCAGATCGTCGCTGCTGAGACCAACGACGGCCAGATCCGCAGCCGGGCGCTGTTCGAAGCCGGCCTGCAATATCAGAAGGCCGGCCGCGACACTTTAGCGGCCCAGGCATTCGAAGAACTCGCCCGCCGCGAACCGCTTTCAGAACTGGCGGATCAGGCCCTTTATCGCGCCGCCAACCTGCGCGAACAGCACAACGAATGGGCTATCGCCGCAGCGCACTATGCCGGCCTGGCGGCAAACTATCCGCGTTCGCCGCTGGCGCCGTCCTCGTTTAAGAACGCCGCCAACTGCTACGAACTGCTCCAGGATTGGCTGAACGCCAAACGGATGTATGACGCTCTTGTCGCCCAGTATCCCGACACAGCCGATGAGGTGATCGAGTGCACCTACAAAAGCGGCGAGATGTCCTTCAAGGCCGGCCGCCTGCAGGATGCGCGCGCAGCGTACGAACGCACCATCGCAGCCTATCGCACCTTTGAAGCCCGGGGCGAACAGGTGGATGCTTATTTTAGCGCCCAAGCCCAGTTCATGCTGGGGGAACTGGAATTCGAGGAGTACAAGACCATCAACCTGACCTCAGCCAAAGAGATCGCGCTCAAACGCAAAAAATTTCAAGATGTGTTCAAGGCCTACCGTGATGCGCTCGAATACCAGATCGCAGATTGGTCCACCGCCGCCTCTTATCGCATCGGCATGGCGCTGGAAGAGTTCGTGCGCGCGCTCAAAGAGTCGCCGGTGCCCAAGAACCTGACTGGAGAGGCCCTGGCCGCTTATCAAACCAAGTTGGACGAAACCGCCCGGCCATATCAGGAGCGGGCCCTGGACACCTATGTCAAAACCGTCGATCAGGCGCATCTGAATCAAATCGACAACGTCTGGGTCAGCCACTGCCGGCAACGCATGCAGACTTTGATGCAGGAGCTGGGCTACCAGTCGGATTCCGTCAAGGCAACGACCTCGCCTTCAGCGGAAAAACTGAACGAATAG